One window from the genome of Vicinamibacteria bacterium encodes:
- the mfd gene encoding transcription-repair coupling factor, producing the protein MSALRRALDGWALFEGIQPPCRISGLMGPSRSLVAAALALETEGPVLVVVCDERRLQPAVSDLGAFLRALDDDREVIPLPAFALDPYRGLSPHLEVVSARISALVALAARQRVAVVAPAAALLYRTASPDLIRQRVLTIRPGERFEPLTLERWLADSGYRREDPVTTPGDFARRGGVLDLFSPDSPEPYRLEFLDDEIEEIRAFDPGTQRTTRTLDEARILPGSEWPTGGEVRAELATLLGDGMEVEQALSRPGVGPLLARLETFHASVLDYLGEGLLIVEEPSATARGAEVEWERVLKSYDNAMGETVSMLAPPARLLVDLGELTSQLDARAVSLAEMGLFHEETHHLSTQILPSFRGRLPDFVEEVRRRVERYGRARVFVPNDAVADRSVQLFHEAGLSAGREPAGHVVLELGSLSQSFVVPELDLAVFTTADVFTEPPRAAPRRRKRLAQFLSDFRDLKIGDFVVHTEHGIGVFAGLTKLEEGGSTELVVLEYQGGDKLYVPVERLDLLEKYSSSEGKKPRVDTLGGTGWARVKKRVRKSMRDMAQELLRLYAARKSSPGHAFSSDDGWMREFEHLFEFEETPDQLQAIEEIKRDMEGPSPMDRLLCGDVGYGKTEVAMRAAFKAVSDGKQVAVLVPTTVLAFQHMTTFSERFAAFPVKVAMLSRFKSRTEQKQIVADLAEGKIDVIIGTHRLLSKDVRFADLGLLVIDEEQRFGVAHKERLKKLREGIDSLAMTATPIPRTLHMSLSGIRDLSVIETPPKDRMAIQTHITRLDSTVIAEALRYELGRGGQVYFVHNRVGSIYATANYILRLVPEARVAVAHGQMREAELERVMMRFINQEFDVLVSTTIIENGLDIPLVNTLIVNRADRFGLSQLYQLRGRVGRSNRRAYAYLLIPDEGRLTPIARRRLAAIREFSELGAGFRIAALDLELRGAGNLLGGEQHGHIEAVGFDLYCRLLDETVRELEGVEPPRVHRASLNLKLELRVPEAYVADANQRMSIYKRTSSAENEEALGRIEEETRDRFGALPAPVSQFFEFARLSLLADELGLEGVERERGRLTFRLGGDLVRAAAALEGGSLRVDGNQALLRLPFSGTGPEEILGAVRDVLIRLRRYSKMT; encoded by the coding sequence ATGAGTGCCCTCCGTCGCGCCCTCGATGGATGGGCGCTCTTCGAAGGCATACAGCCCCCATGTCGCATCTCGGGGCTGATGGGGCCATCGCGCTCATTGGTAGCGGCCGCTCTCGCACTCGAGACCGAGGGGCCGGTTCTCGTCGTGGTTTGCGACGAGCGACGCTTGCAGCCCGCGGTGTCCGATCTCGGCGCCTTTCTCCGTGCTCTCGACGACGATCGGGAAGTGATTCCTCTTCCCGCTTTCGCCCTCGATCCCTACCGGGGGCTGTCGCCTCACCTGGAGGTGGTCTCGGCTCGGATCTCGGCGCTCGTCGCGCTCGCGGCCCGACAACGGGTGGCCGTCGTGGCGCCGGCGGCGGCTCTTCTCTATCGAACCGCCAGTCCCGATCTGATCCGGCAACGGGTCCTCACGATTCGACCCGGCGAGCGTTTCGAGCCGCTCACGCTCGAGCGTTGGCTCGCAGACAGCGGGTACCGCCGGGAAGATCCGGTGACGACCCCGGGTGATTTTGCGCGCCGAGGTGGCGTTCTCGACCTGTTCTCTCCGGACTCGCCCGAGCCGTACCGTCTGGAATTTCTCGACGACGAGATCGAGGAGATTCGGGCTTTCGACCCGGGGACACAGCGCACCACGAGGACGTTGGACGAAGCCAGGATTCTTCCGGGAAGTGAATGGCCGACCGGCGGAGAGGTGCGGGCGGAGCTTGCCACGCTGCTGGGAGACGGCATGGAGGTCGAGCAAGCCTTGTCCCGGCCGGGTGTCGGCCCGCTCCTTGCACGACTCGAGACGTTTCACGCGAGCGTTCTCGACTACCTCGGCGAAGGGCTGCTCATCGTCGAAGAACCGTCGGCGACCGCGCGTGGCGCCGAGGTCGAGTGGGAGCGGGTACTAAAGAGTTACGACAACGCGATGGGAGAGACCGTCTCGATGCTCGCACCTCCGGCCCGTCTGCTGGTCGACCTGGGCGAGCTCACCTCCCAGCTCGACGCTCGAGCCGTCAGTCTCGCGGAGATGGGTTTGTTCCACGAAGAGACTCACCACTTATCGACCCAGATACTGCCGTCGTTTCGAGGACGACTCCCGGATTTCGTCGAGGAGGTCAGACGCCGGGTCGAACGTTACGGACGGGCTCGCGTTTTCGTACCGAACGATGCCGTGGCCGACCGCTCGGTACAGCTGTTCCACGAAGCCGGACTCTCCGCGGGGCGCGAGCCCGCGGGCCACGTCGTTCTCGAGCTCGGCTCACTGTCGCAGAGCTTCGTGGTTCCCGAGCTGGACCTCGCCGTCTTCACCACCGCGGACGTATTTACCGAGCCGCCGCGCGCCGCCCCTCGCCGTCGCAAGAGGCTCGCGCAGTTCCTGTCGGATTTCCGCGATCTCAAGATCGGCGACTTCGTCGTGCACACCGAGCACGGGATCGGGGTCTTTGCCGGGCTCACGAAACTCGAGGAAGGTGGATCCACCGAGCTCGTCGTCCTGGAGTACCAGGGCGGCGACAAGTTGTACGTCCCGGTGGAGCGTCTCGACTTGTTGGAGAAGTACTCGAGCTCCGAGGGGAAGAAGCCGCGGGTCGACACCCTCGGGGGAACGGGTTGGGCACGGGTCAAGAAGCGGGTTCGCAAGTCGATGCGCGACATGGCCCAGGAGCTCCTGAGGCTCTATGCCGCGAGAAAGTCGTCCCCGGGACATGCGTTCTCTTCCGACGATGGCTGGATGCGCGAGTTCGAGCACCTTTTCGAGTTCGAGGAGACCCCGGATCAGCTCCAGGCGATCGAAGAGATCAAGCGCGACATGGAAGGGCCGTCACCGATGGATCGATTGCTGTGTGGGGACGTCGGCTACGGTAAGACCGAGGTCGCGATGCGAGCCGCCTTCAAGGCGGTCTCCGATGGCAAGCAGGTTGCGGTCCTGGTTCCGACGACGGTACTCGCCTTTCAGCACATGACGACGTTCTCCGAGCGCTTCGCCGCGTTTCCGGTGAAGGTGGCGATGCTTTCGCGATTCAAGAGCAGAACCGAACAGAAGCAGATCGTCGCGGATCTCGCCGAGGGGAAGATTGACGTCATCATCGGGACCCACCGACTTCTCTCCAAGGACGTGCGCTTCGCCGACCTGGGCCTTCTCGTTATCGATGAGGAGCAGCGTTTTGGGGTGGCTCACAAAGAGCGATTGAAGAAGCTTCGGGAAGGGATCGATTCCCTTGCGATGACGGCGACACCAATCCCTCGGACGCTCCATATGTCCCTATCGGGCATCCGCGATCTCTCCGTCATCGAGACCCCTCCAAAGGATCGCATGGCGATCCAGACCCACATCACCCGACTCGATTCCACGGTCATCGCCGAGGCGCTTCGCTACGAGCTCGGACGAGGAGGACAGGTGTACTTCGTCCACAATCGGGTCGGCTCCATCTACGCGACCGCCAACTATATTTTGAGGCTCGTGCCCGAGGCGCGGGTCGCCGTGGCCCATGGGCAGATGAGAGAGGCCGAGCTCGAACGCGTCATGATGCGTTTCATCAATCAAGAGTTCGACGTGCTCGTCAGCACGACGATCATCGAGAACGGCCTCGACATCCCCCTCGTCAACACCCTGATCGTGAATCGGGCCGACCGCTTCGGCCTCTCACAGCTGTACCAGCTGAGGGGACGCGTGGGCCGGTCCAACCGCCGGGCCTATGCCTACCTCCTCATTCCCGACGAGGGACGTCTGACGCCCATCGCGCGACGAAGGCTCGCAGCCATTCGCGAGTTCTCCGAGCTCGGGGCGGGGTTTCGCATCGCCGCCCTGGATCTCGAGCTGCGCGGAGCGGGAAACCTGCTCGGGGGAGAGCAGCACGGTCACATCGAAGCCGTGGGCTTCGACCTCTACTGCAGGCTTCTCGATGAGACGGTTCGAGAGCTCGAGGGCGTCGAGCCGCCCCGAGTCCATCGCGCGAGCCTGAATCTAAAACTCGAGCTGCGAGTCCCCGAGGCATACGTAGCCGACGCCAACCAGAGAATGTCGATTTACAAAAGAACCTCCTCCGCCGAGAACGAGGAGGCGCTCGGGCGCATCGAAGAGGAAACCCGAGATCGCTTTGGTGCGCTGCCCGCGCCGGTCTCGCAGTTCTTCGAGTTTGCCCGGCTGTCGCTCCTTGCCGATGAGCTCGGCCTCGAAGGCGTCGAGCGAGAGCGCGGCCGGCTCACGTTCCGCCTGGGAGGAGACCTCGTTCGTGCCGCTGCGGCTCTCGAGGGAGGGTCGCTTCGCGTCGATGGCAACCAGGCGCTTCTGCGCCTGCCGTTCTCGGGGACGGGTCCCGAGGAGATATTGGGAGCGGTTCGTGATGTTTTGATTCGGCTCCGACGCTACTCTAAGATGACTTAG
- a CDS encoding peptidyl-prolyl cis-trans isomerase, whose amino-acid sequence MTSSIWTLGARRARAWGTLVLCLVAGQAMAETVERIVAKVNGQIITLTELDAQMLEAVEQMGPEATPDQIGELRRQVLDRMIDNLLVLQVAEDRGLRVPSRFFEEWKKGVMEQMKIETEDDLVRQVELQGGNMEMLRKRFEDGLLLQEVRRMEVDSKVSVSEPEINERYQQNIHDYSEPARVRLREIVVRFDESNELDKGEKIRRILQDVQQGADFAEMARLHSESGSAEAGGDLGFWDEGDLTEPLGSAAFKLSPGEVSEIIRLPSAFYIIRVEEKIEAKTKPLEEVRSEVADAVFQEKLEAQMERYIRQLRERAIIEIKL is encoded by the coding sequence ATGACGAGCTCGATTTGGACTCTCGGAGCTAGGCGCGCGCGAGCTTGGGGCACCCTCGTGCTTTGCCTCGTCGCCGGGCAGGCGATGGCTGAGACCGTGGAACGGATAGTGGCGAAGGTCAACGGACAGATCATCACCCTGACCGAGCTCGATGCTCAGATGCTCGAAGCCGTCGAGCAGATGGGCCCCGAAGCTACCCCCGACCAGATCGGCGAGCTCCGGCGCCAGGTGCTCGATCGCATGATCGACAACTTGCTCGTCCTCCAGGTCGCCGAGGATCGAGGGCTTCGCGTACCGTCGCGTTTCTTCGAGGAGTGGAAGAAGGGCGTGATGGAGCAAATGAAGATCGAGACCGAGGACGATCTGGTTCGTCAGGTAGAGCTGCAGGGCGGCAATATGGAGATGCTGCGGAAGCGATTCGAGGACGGACTCCTTCTCCAGGAGGTCCGCCGCATGGAGGTCGATAGCAAGGTTTCGGTCTCCGAGCCCGAGATCAACGAGCGCTACCAGCAAAACATCCATGATTACAGCGAGCCCGCCCGGGTACGGCTTCGCGAGATCGTCGTGCGCTTCGACGAGAGCAACGAGCTCGACAAGGGCGAGAAGATCCGGCGCATCCTTCAGGACGTGCAGCAGGGAGCGGACTTCGCCGAGATGGCCCGCCTCCATTCGGAGTCCGGCTCCGCCGAGGCAGGAGGGGACTTGGGGTTTTGGGACGAAGGCGACCTCACCGAGCCCCTCGGGAGCGCGGCCTTCAAACTGTCACCCGGCGAGGTGAGCGAGATCATCCGACTTCCAAGCGCCTTCTACATCATTCGCGTCGAGGAAAAGATCGAGGCGAAGACCAAGCCCCTCGAGGAGGTCCGGAGCGAAGTCGCTGACGCCGTCTTCCAGGAGAAGCTCGAGGCGCAGATGGAGCGCTATATCCGTCAGCTCCGAGAGCGTGCGATCATCGAGATCAAGCTCTGA
- a CDS encoding RNA-binding S4 domain-containing protein — protein MRLDLFLKRSRLVKRRSLAKELCDEGVVRLNGKPARAGHSVAEGDELVLNLRNRRLAVTVIALPDNAASAARPGELYEVVADERVEE, from the coding sequence TTGCGCCTCGACCTGTTCCTGAAGCGTTCGCGGCTCGTCAAGCGCCGATCGCTTGCCAAAGAGCTTTGCGACGAGGGCGTCGTGCGGCTGAATGGAAAGCCGGCGCGTGCCGGGCACAGTGTGGCCGAAGGCGATGAGCTCGTTTTGAATCTGCGCAATCGAAGGCTCGCGGTCACCGTCATTGCGCTCCCTGACAACGCTGCCAGCGCCGCTCGTCCGGGCGAGCTCTACGAGGTCGTGGCCGACGAGCGAGTCGAGGAGTGA
- a CDS encoding peptidylprolyl isomerase, whose product MRFLVGSLVCLFFACEWQIPREKAVVLDVAGRTVTLEELESFVGLSVQQDTQVVSDDLMAAFFEQMIEEQLLLKAADDAGIVPDREKVANRLEALRRLEPAPAVSSHLDDAALQGNVERQARIEQLVETNVLSALSVSDEEVADYFAEHAVDFARPETVDVSQILVDDEELATELRGKLLGEPSAFEELARQHSMGPEAIEGGHLGTFSPGELPPSFEIEIFSLAPGKFSDVVTTDFGFHIFRVNARREAEALLLDDVEDVIRVELLRVKSDEAMERYLAELKRRYPVKVFHENLGFAFLLPEELPDDEADNAKGAME is encoded by the coding sequence ATGCGTTTCCTCGTCGGGTCGCTCGTGTGCCTGTTCTTCGCTTGCGAGTGGCAGATTCCCCGAGAAAAGGCGGTCGTTCTCGATGTGGCGGGAAGAACCGTCACCCTCGAAGAGCTCGAGAGCTTCGTGGGACTCTCGGTCCAACAGGACACTCAGGTGGTCTCGGACGATTTGATGGCGGCTTTTTTCGAGCAGATGATCGAAGAGCAGCTTCTCCTGAAAGCCGCCGATGATGCCGGAATCGTGCCCGACCGCGAGAAGGTCGCGAACAGGCTCGAGGCCTTGAGGCGACTCGAGCCCGCTCCCGCCGTCTCCTCTCACCTCGACGACGCCGCTCTTCAGGGCAACGTCGAGCGCCAGGCTCGCATCGAGCAGCTGGTCGAGACCAACGTTTTGTCGGCGCTGAGCGTCTCTGACGAGGAAGTCGCCGATTACTTCGCGGAGCACGCCGTGGACTTCGCCCGCCCGGAGACCGTCGACGTCTCGCAGATTCTCGTGGACGACGAGGAGCTCGCCACCGAGCTCCGCGGGAAGCTCTTGGGGGAACCATCGGCTTTCGAGGAGCTCGCCCGGCAGCACTCGATGGGGCCCGAAGCGATCGAGGGCGGCCATCTGGGCACTTTCTCACCAGGAGAGCTTCCTCCGAGCTTCGAGATCGAAATTTTTTCTCTCGCGCCCGGCAAGTTTTCGGATGTCGTCACCACGGATTTCGGATTTCACATTTTCCGAGTCAACGCAAGACGAGAGGCCGAAGCGCTCCTGCTCGACGACGTCGAGGACGTCATCCGGGTAGAGCTCCTTCGAGTCAAGAGCGACGAGGCGATGGAGCGATATCTCGCCGAGCTGAAGCGGAGATATCCCGTCAAGGTGTTTCACGAGAACTTGGGTTTCGCGTTCCTCCTGCCGGAAGAACTTCCGGATGACGAGGCAGACAACGCGAAAGGAGCGATGGAATGA